In Massilia antarctica, the following are encoded in one genomic region:
- the ppa gene encoding inorganic diphosphatase produces MSLNKVSAGRDVPNDFNVIIEIPMNADPIKYEVDKESGAIFVDRFMGTAMHYPCNYGYVPNTIADDGDPCDVLVITPFPLIPGVVVRCRAIGVLKMTDEAGGDAKVLAVPVDKILPIYKHWQKPEDMNELRLQQIQHFFEHYKDLEPGKWVKVEGWGGPEDAKAEIMNGIAAFDKDKAAKA; encoded by the coding sequence ATGAGTTTGAATAAAGTTTCCGCCGGCCGCGACGTGCCGAATGATTTCAATGTGATCATCGAAATCCCGATGAATGCCGATCCGATCAAGTACGAAGTGGACAAGGAATCGGGCGCGATTTTCGTCGACCGCTTCATGGGCACCGCCATGCACTACCCGTGCAACTACGGTTACGTCCCGAACACGATCGCCGACGACGGCGACCCGTGCGACGTGCTGGTCATCACCCCATTCCCGCTGATTCCTGGCGTCGTGGTACGTTGCCGCGCCATCGGCGTGCTGAAAATGACCGACGAAGCCGGTGGCGACGCCAAGGTGCTGGCGGTTCCTGTCGATAAGATTTTGCCGATCTACAAGCACTGGCAAAAGCCGGAAGACATGAACGAACTGCGCCTGCAGCAAATCCAGCACTTCTTCGAGCACTACAAAGACCTGGAGCCGGGCAAGTGGGTCAAGGTCGAAGGCTGGGGCGGTCCTGAGGATGCCAAGGCAGAGATCATGAACGGCATCGCCGCGTTCGACAAAGACAAAGCCGCCAAGGCCTAA